A genomic stretch from Pseudomonadota bacterium includes:
- a CDS encoding carbonic anhydrase: protein MKIEEAMQKLIKGNERFTASKPIHPNQTSERRNEVSKGQKPFAVIVGCSDSRIPPEIIFDQGLGDLFVIRVAGNIIDDVALGSIEYAVGHLGTELVIVLGHGKCGAVSATVQGGEAHGHIACIVNAIAPAVEKVRNQSGDLIDNAIKANVELVVNQIISSKPILSEQVKESKLKVAGAYYNIESGVVDFI from the coding sequence ATGAAAATTGAAGAGGCCATGCAAAAATTAATAAAAGGCAACGAACGGTTTACAGCTTCAAAACCTATCCATCCTAATCAGACGTCCGAACGTCGTAATGAAGTCTCAAAAGGTCAGAAGCCTTTTGCCGTAATAGTAGGCTGCTCAGATTCACGCATACCCCCGGAAATAATTTTTGATCAAGGTTTGGGTGACCTTTTCGTTATACGTGTTGCCGGCAATATTATCGATGATGTTGCCCTTGGGAGCATTGAATATGCTGTTGGCCACCTGGGCACTGAGCTTGTTATAGTACTCGGTCACGGAAAATGCGGCGCAGTAAGTGCAACCGTTCAGGGCGGTGAAGCACATGGCCATATTGCCTGTATTGTGAATGCTATTGCACCTGCTGTAGAAAAAGTGAGAAACCAGTCCGGCGATCTGATTGACAATGCCATTAAGGCCAATGTCGAACTTGTTGTCAACCAGATTATATCTTCAAAACCGATTCTTTCTGAACAGGTAAAGGAAAGCAAATTGAAAGTGGCAGGCGCATATTATAATATTGAGAGTGGAGTTGTAGATTTTATTTAA
- the amrB gene encoding AmmeMemoRadiSam system protein B — MDYPKIRYIEAHPIQHEGKELVILNDAEGIMENSLIVSKDLVFLLSLMDGTRSLRDIQAEYMKAFGELLYIEHIQKLVEDMDKNLLLLSENFKQHLAGLKETYENDPVRMPFHAGKSYQANRMELLSFLDEMFRTEKKETPYGRITGVLAPHIDYERGAEVYCDTYNSLKGQGKSLLIILGTSHYSTEKIWNISLKSFSTPLDVIPNSEDFCTLIKDNDVLKNYINEWPHRNEHSIELQLPLLQFVIQDDFEILPILTGSLYEYMKGDRDIETDRELKDIIDNFKSVLTRYGKPYIIISAADLAHIGAQFGDKYSLDALTLGQSSAKDEELLRCIGNVDADGFFKTIQNEGDRRRICGLTPIYFQLKLLEGSMGKIVSYKQWTDGQSSVSFAGGLFYDKQT, encoded by the coding sequence ATGGACTATCCGAAAATACGGTATATTGAAGCACATCCCATTCAGCATGAAGGAAAGGAACTGGTAATACTCAACGATGCGGAAGGGATTATGGAAAACTCCCTTATTGTATCAAAGGATCTGGTTTTTCTTCTTTCTCTTATGGACGGAACAAGGTCCTTACGGGACATTCAGGCAGAATATATGAAAGCCTTCGGCGAGCTTCTTTATATCGAACACATTCAGAAGCTCGTTGAAGATATGGATAAAAATCTACTCCTCTTGAGTGAAAACTTTAAGCAGCATCTTGCCGGGTTGAAAGAAACGTATGAAAATGACCCTGTCAGGATGCCATTCCATGCGGGAAAGAGTTATCAGGCAAACAGAATGGAATTGCTTTCATTCCTTGATGAAATGTTCAGGACAGAAAAGAAAGAAACACCTTATGGCAGGATTACAGGTGTACTTGCCCCCCATATCGATTACGAAAGAGGGGCAGAGGTGTATTGTGATACCTATAATTCCTTAAAAGGCCAGGGTAAATCCCTTCTCATTATATTAGGCACATCACACTACTCTACTGAAAAAATATGGAACATATCATTGAAAAGCTTTTCGACACCGCTTGATGTAATACCAAACTCGGAAGATTTTTGCACGCTCATTAAGGATAATGATGTACTAAAAAACTACATCAATGAGTGGCCCCACAGGAACGAACACTCAATCGAACTCCAGTTGCCGCTGCTTCAGTTTGTGATCCAGGATGATTTTGAAATTCTTCCGATCCTTACAGGCTCGTTGTACGAATATATGAAAGGCGACAGAGATATTGAAACAGACCGGGAGCTAAAAGATATTATTGATAATTTTAAATCAGTTCTCACCCGATACGGAAAACCATATATCATCATATCAGCAGCCGATCTTGCACACATTGGGGCGCAATTCGGAGACAAGTACAGCCTTGATGCTCTGACGCTCGGTCAATCCAGCGCAAAAGACGAGGAGCTTTTAAGGTGCATCGGCAATGTTGATGCAGACGGTTTTTTCAAAACAATTCAAAATGAAGGAGACAGACGCAGGATATGCGGACTGACCCCGATATATTTCCAGCTAAAATTGCTCGAAGGCAGTATGGGTAAAATAGTCAGCTACAAACAGTGGACCGATGGCCAATCATCTGTCAGCTTTGCAGGAGGGCTTTTCTATGACAAGCAGACATAA
- a CDS encoding ATP-binding protein, producing MKNSEELYKTVFENTGTATIISEGDTTISLANMQFQRLSGYSNDELQSKKSWTEFIAKDDLEKMLHYHNLRRIDPDSTPKNYEIKFITRQGDARDISITVDLVHGTQKSVLSFMDITDLKRAEREVRQLNEELEKRVRQRTIQLEDANKELEAFSYSVSHDLRTPLISIEGFSRMLSKKYGKDLNEKAQIYLDAILKSTKQMNRLIDDLLTLSRLKRKDFEVEDMDISEIARDVFEELKMINQGRQFKLLINNVPHGIGDPSMIREVFLNILSNAVKFTKHKDVAVIEVGGEAGKDENIFFVKDNGAGFDMENAEKIFGAFQRLHSDTEYEGTGIGLTIVQRIISRHGGRVWAEGKIDEGATFYFTLPLKPVHG from the coding sequence ATGAAAAATTCAGAAGAATTGTATAAGACTGTTTTTGAAAATACCGGAACCGCTACTATTATAAGTGAGGGGGATACTACAATTTCTCTTGCAAACATGCAGTTTCAAAGATTATCAGGCTATTCAAATGACGAGTTGCAGTCCAAAAAAAGCTGGACAGAATTTATTGCTAAAGATGACCTTGAAAAGATGCTGCATTATCATAACTTACGAAGAATCGATCCTGATTCCACCCCGAAAAATTATGAGATAAAGTTCATTACCAGACAAGGGGATGCAAGGGATATTTCCATTACGGTTGATCTGGTACACGGAACACAGAAAAGTGTTCTATCGTTTATGGATATAACGGATTTAAAAAGGGCGGAAAGGGAAGTCCGACAGTTGAACGAGGAACTGGAAAAAAGGGTAAGGCAACGCACTATACAGCTTGAGGATGCAAACAAAGAGCTTGAGGCGTTTTCATATTCGGTTTCCCATGACCTCCGTACACCTCTCATAAGTATCGAAGGGTTTTCCCGTATGCTCTCAAAAAAATATGGAAAAGACCTTAATGAAAAGGCACAAATATATCTCGATGCAATTCTTAAAAGTACAAAGCAGATGAACCGGTTGATAGATGACCTCCTTACATTGTCACGTTTGAAAAGAAAAGATTTCGAGGTTGAGGACATGGATATCAGCGAGATTGCAAGAGATGTTTTCGAAGAGCTTAAGATGATAAACCAGGGACGTCAGTTTAAACTTTTAATCAATAATGTCCCTCATGGAATCGGCGATCCTTCAATGATACGCGAGGTATTTTTGAACATTCTTTCCAATGCGGTTAAATTTACTAAACACAAAGATGTTGCAGTCATCGAGGTAGGCGGGGAAGCAGGAAAAGACGAAAATATATTTTTTGTGAAGGATAACGGCGCAGGTTTTGATATGGAAAATGCAGAAAAGATCTTCGGTGCCTTTCAGAGGCTGCACAGCGATACCGAATATGAGGGAACAGGCATCGGACTCACAATTGTACAAAGGATAATTTCCCGGCATGGCGGCAGGGTATGGGCCGAAGGAAAGATAGATGAAGGCGCCACATTCTATTTTACATTACCGCTAAAGCCTGTTCATGGTTAA
- a CDS encoding four helix bundle protein encodes MEDKIKNFKDLKIWQTSMELAKVIYQETDSFPAKETYGIISQMRRSAVSVPSNIAEGFMRRYNKEYKQFLYVALGSLAELETQVLLSEELGFLKKTEAIDIHTNINETNKMITGLIKCL; translated from the coding sequence ATGGAAGATAAGATTAAAAATTTCAAGGATTTGAAGATATGGCAAACTAGTATGGAATTAGCAAAGGTTATTTATCAAGAAACAGATTCTTTTCCTGCAAAAGAGACTTACGGAATAATAAGTCAGATGCGGAGATCTGCTGTGTCAGTACCTTCAAACATAGCCGAAGGTTTCATGAGAAGGTATAATAAGGAGTATAAACAGTTTTTGTATGTAGCACTCGGGTCATTAGCAGAGCTGGAGACTCAGGTGCTGCTTTCTGAGGAATTGGGTTTTTTGAAGAAAACTGAAGCTATTGATATCCATACCAACATTAACGAAACCAATAAAATGATTACCGGATTAATAAAATGTCTTTAA